A genomic stretch from Methanobacterium sp. includes:
- the arsM gene encoding arsenite methyltransferase, translated as MREKEIKEHVKNRYSKIAVGEESSCSCCSGADLTLEQAKKAGYSLEELKSIPEEAVFGLGCGNPTALAEIKEGESVLDLGSGGGIDVFLAANKVGDKGKVIGVDMTEEMIETAQKNAHEGKYENVEFKLGEIENLPVDDDSVDVIISNCVINLTPDKLAAYKEGFRVLKPGGRILVSDIVTEGEIPQEIKRSFQAWSECIAGAMEKQSYLDTIKKAGFIDIEIVEQHYFTEPGMDERLVGKITSIQVKASK; from the coding sequence ATGAGAGAAAAAGAAATTAAAGAACATGTAAAAAACCGATACTCAAAAATAGCCGTGGGAGAAGAATCTTCTTGTTCATGCTGCTCTGGAGCGGATTTAACACTGGAACAAGCCAAAAAAGCAGGTTATTCCCTGGAAGAACTGAAAAGTATTCCTGAGGAAGCAGTCTTTGGCCTGGGATGTGGTAACCCCACAGCACTGGCTGAAATAAAAGAAGGTGAATCAGTCCTTGATTTAGGATCCGGCGGAGGGATAGATGTATTCCTGGCAGCAAATAAGGTTGGAGATAAAGGAAAGGTCATTGGAGTGGACATGACTGAAGAAATGATTGAAACAGCCCAAAAAAACGCACACGAAGGTAAATATGAAAATGTGGAGTTTAAACTCGGTGAAATAGAGAATCTACCAGTGGATGATGATTCTGTCGATGTTATTATAAGTAACTGTGTCATTAATCTTACACCTGATAAATTAGCTGCTTATAAAGAAGGATTCAGGGTTTTAAAGCCCGGGGGACGAATTTTAGTTTCAGATATAGTAACTGAAGGAGAAATTCCACAAGAAATTAAACGTAGCTTCCAAGCATGGTCAGAGTGCATTGCAGGGGCAATGGAAAAACAGTCGTATCTTGACACAATAAAAAAAGCAGGATTCATCGATATTGAAATTGTTGAACAGC